The following DNA comes from Streptomyces sp. Ag109_O5-10.
CCACCTTACCGGCCGCACTGCCCCCCTAGGAACGACCAACCGGGGATACCCCATTGTGAGGTATCCCCGGTCGGGATTCGCTTACGCCATCGAGACGTCCGAAACGATCAGACGAGCTCGGTGACGGTGCCGCCGGCGGCGGTGATCTTCTCCTTGGCGGAGCCGGAGACGGCGTCGACCGTCACCTGCAGCGCCACGGAGACCTCACCCTGGCCGAGGACCTTGACGAGGCTGTTCTTGCGAACGGCACCCTTGGCGACGAGACCCTCGACGGTGACCTCGCCACCCTCCGGGTACAGCGCGGCCAGCTTGTCGAGGTTCACGACCTGGAACTCGGTCTTGAACGGGTTCTTGAAGCCCTTCAGCTTCGGAAGACGCATGTGGAGGGGCATCTGCCCACCCTCGAAGCGCTCCGGAACCTGGTAGCGGGCCTTCGTACCCTTGGTACCACGACCGGCCGTCTTACCCTTCGACGCCTCACCACGACCGACACGGGTCTTGGCGGTCTTGGCGCCCGGGGCGGGACGGAGGTTGTGGATCTTGAGCGGGTTGTTCTCCGCCATGATCAGTCGACCTCCTCGACCGTCACGAGGTGGCGGACGGTGTGCACCATGCCGCGGAACTCGGGGCG
Coding sequences within:
- the rplO gene encoding 50S ribosomal protein L15 — encoded protein: MAENNPLKIHNLRPAPGAKTAKTRVGRGEASKGKTAGRGTKGTKARYQVPERFEGGQMPLHMRLPKLKGFKNPFKTEFQVVNLDKLAALYPEGGEVTVEGLVAKGAVRKNSLVKVLGQGEVSVALQVTVDAVSGSAKEKITAAGGTVTELV